In Methanothermobacter tenebrarum, the sequence GACAGATAAACAGATAATATACCATGTTGCGAAGAAAAATAGTATAAAAATCAGCGACTTCAACGATATCATAGATAGGATAGTTGAACACTATAAGGAGAACGTGAAAAGGGAAAAAATAAGACCCCTCAGAGGAACCAGAGAAGTGCTAAACATCCTAGAGGATATGAGGATCCCCACGGGGATAGTCACGGGTAACATAGAGGAAATAGCATGGATCAAACTCAAAAAGGCAGGATTCAGCGACTATTTCGGCTTCGGAGCATTTGGGGATGAAGGATGCCAGAGAAGCACCCTACTAGGACTAGCCCTTAAAAGAGCGGGGAAAATCCACAATAAAATAAACCCCAAAGAAAGCATAATGGTAGGGGACACCCCAAGGGACATCCAAGCCGGGAAAAAAGTGGGTACAATCACAGTCGGCGTGGCCACAGGAGACTTCACCATAGAAGATCTAAAAAAGGCCGGAGCAGACCACGTGCTTAAAAGCCTAGAAGAGAAGGAAAAATTCATAAGAATAATCCAAAAAAACATGATAACATGCGAATATTCATAACCGGTGCCACCGGCATGCTCGGCAACGACCTAGTAAAAGTACTCTCAGATGATCATAAAATAATCACAAAAAGAGTGGAAATCACCAGCCTAGAGGATATAGTAGATTTTATCTGCAACTCCAAACCAGATGCTATAATACACACAGCAGCATTCACAGACGTTGACGCCGCAGAATCAGCCAAGGACAAAGCCTACAAAGTTAACGTCATCGGCACAAGGAACGTTACATTAGCCGCCTCCAAGGTCAAAGCCCCAATAATCTACATATCAACCGATTACATCTTCGATGGTGAAAAAAGTGAAGGCTATTACGAATTCGACAAACCAAACCCTATAAACTTCTATGGACTCACCAAATACCTTGGAGAAGTATGTGTAAGGAACCTTACAAACAAATTCTACATTGTAAGAACATCATGGCTATTCGGAGAACATGGGAGAAACTTTGTAAAGACAATCCTAGAATTGGCCGAGGAAAATGAAAAAATACAAGTAGTCGATGACCAGATAGGATCCCCAACTTACACCCTAGACCTCGCAGAGGCCATAAGGGAACTCATTAAAAAACCAGCCTATGGCATCTACCATATAACCAACAGCGGCCATTGTTCATGGTATGAATTTGCAAAAGAAGTGTTTAAAGAGGCTGAAATTAACATAAAATTAGAAGCGGTCTCCAGTAACGAGTTCAAAAGGCCCGCCAGGAGGCCCAAATGCTCCATCCTAAAAAACTATAACTGGAAGATGGAAGGATTCCCCACCCTAAGAGACTACAGGGTGGCCCTCAAAGAATATCTTAGGGGGTTGAAATTTTGAAGGGGATAGTACTCGCCGGGGGGTCCGGCACCCGCCTCCACCCGGTAACAAGGGCTGTTTCAAAACAATTACTCCCAGTATATGATAAGCCAATGATATATTACCCACTATCTGTTCTGATGCTTGCAGGTATAAAAGACATCCTCATAATATCAACACCCAGGGACCTGCCACTCTACAAGGACCTTCTAGGCGACGGGGGCCAGTTTGGTGTTAAATTTTCATATAAGATCCAAGAGGAGCCCCGGGGGATAGCGGACGCATTCCTAGTAGGGGAAGATTTCATCGACGATGAAAAAGTAGCCCTCATACTCGGTGATAACATATTCTACGGTCATCGTTTCACTGAAATACTTGAAAGGGCCGCCTCGCTCAGGGAAGGTGCTGTAATCTTCGGCTACTATGTTAAGGATCCGAGGGAGTTCGGCGTGGTTGAATTCGATGATGAGGGGAATGTCATATCATTAGAGGAGAAACCTGAAAAGCCAAAGTCGAATTATGTTGTCCCAGGTTTATACTTTTATGACAATCAAGTGGTTGAGATCGCCAAGGAGATAAGACCATCTGATAGGGGTGAACTAGAGATAACATCAGTAAACCAAGCCTACCTTAAAATGGGGAAATTAAAGGTTGAAATACTTGGAAGGGGGATGGCCTGGTTGGATACCGGGACTCCAATTGGATTGATAGAGGCAAGTAGTTTCGTCGAAACCATACAGAGAAGACAAGGATTCTATATAGCATGCCTCGAGGAGATAGCATACAATAAAGGGTGAATAGATAAAGAAAAAGTCCTCGAACAAGCAGAGAAGCTTAAAAATACAGATTATGGAAGATACCTGGCCGATCTTGTGCGAGAGTGATGAAATGGTGGGAAAATTCAATTTCACCCCTACAAAACTTGAAGGCGCCCTTATCATCGAACCACTGGTCTTCGAGGATGAAAGAGGATACTTCATGGAAACATATAATATGAAAGAATTCGAGGAGGCCGGAGTACAAATAAAATTTGTCCAAGATAATGAATCAAAATCAAAGAAGGGAGTCTTAAGGGGTTTGCATTTCCAGTATAAGAAGCCCCAGGGCAAACTTGTAAGGGCCATAAAAGGGAGGATCTTCGATGTTGCAGTGGACCTCCGCAAAAACTCGCCAACATATGGAGAATGGGAAGCTGTCATATTATCAGAGGAGAACAAAAAACAATTCTACATCCCTGAAGGATTCGCACACGGTTTCCTAGTCCTCTCAGATTATGCTATAGTCAATTACAAGTGCACAGAACTTTACCATCCAGAATATGAGGGTGGCATACGCTGGGATGACCCCACCCTATCCATCAAATGGCCCCTAGACCAGGTAGATAAGATTATAATCTCAGAAAAGGATGAAAATTGGAAGACCCTAAAGGAGAAGCCCATAAGATTATAGGCTGATAAAAAATGAGGATTATAGTAACTGGTGGCGCCGGTTTCATAGGAAGCAACTTCATAAAATACATGTTAAAGGAGCACCCCCAATATGAGATAATAAATTTGGACGCTCTCACATACTGTGGAAACCTTGAAAACCTCCAAGGAGTTGAGGATAATCCAAACTACAAGTTCGTGAAAGGTGATATCACAGACAAGAGGCTGGTGGATGATCTCACCCAAGGAGCTGACGTTATAATAAACTTCGCAGCCGAATCACATGTTGACAGGAGCATCCAAGACCCTAGTAAATTCCTCAAAACCAATGTAATAGGGACACAAACACTACTCGAAGCCGCTAAAAAACATAATATACAAAAATATATACAAATATCAACAGATGAAGTATACGGGTCCTGTGAAAAATGCTATTTCACCGAGGAAACACCATTAGCACCTAACAGTCCATATGCTGCGAGTAAAGCCTCAGCCGACCTATTTGTAAGAGCATACCATAAAACCTACAACCTCCCAGTAAATATCACACGTTCATCCAACAATTACGGCCCCTACCAGTTCCCAGAAAAATTCATACCACTCATAATAACAAACGCACTCGAAAACAAACCCATACCAATCTACGGTGACGGGATGAACATAAGAGACTGGATCCACGTATATGATCATTGCAGGGCCATAGACCTAGTACTCCACCATGGACGCCAAGGAGAAATCTACAATATCGGCGGGGGTAACGAGAAAAGGAACATAGAAGTTGTGAAGCTCATCCTAGAAATACTTGGAAAGGATGAATCCCTTATAAGATTCGTGGAGGACAGGCCAGGCCATGATCGGAGATATGCCATGGACTCCAAGAAGATAAAAAGAGAACTTGGATGGAAGCCAACATACAAATTCAGGGAAGGACTAGAAGAGACAATAAAATGGTACACACAGAACAGGAGATGGTGGGAGAATATAAAAACCGGCGAATACCAAGAATATTATGAAAAAATGTATGGAAAACGGTTATATGATTAAAGGGCCATTATTCACGGGGAGAACATGCCAAGAATACATTCAAATGTTCAATTTAAACCTTAAAAGGCTAAGGGGTAAAAGCATCCTTGATTGCGCCGCGGGTGCGAGCTCATTCACCCCAATAATGCACAGTCTAGGATTTGACGTGAAGGCAACAGACACCTTTTACGATAAAAGCCCCAGGATACTATATCAGATGTGCGCAGAACACCTAAAAACCCTCAAAAAAGCCCTCAAGGAAAAAGGCTCCTATATTTGGAAATTTTATAAAAACCCCGAAGAGATGTTCAGGGAACGTTTAAAAGCTTGTAAGATCTTCATATCAGATTATAGGATAGGTAAGGGTGAAAGGTATATAATGGCCGATATCAGGAAACTCCCATTCCCAGATGACAGCTTCCATCTTGTGCTCTGCTCCCACCTACTCTATATCTATGATCACAGACTTGACTGGAAATTCCACCTAGACAGTATCAACGAAATGTTAAGGGTCTCAAAGAATGAAGTGAGAATATACCCCCTTGTAAAGGAGGATGGTAGAAACTCCATCTACCTGAAACGGACATTAAAAAATCTCCAAGGAAAAGTTGATGCCAAACTAGAAAAGGTGGATTACATTTTCAGACCATCAGCAGATAAGATGCTCCGCCTAATCAAGTCTTTATCTGCTCTATGATGGCCTCATGCATCCTTTTTATGAATTCTATCCTCTCCTCATATTTTAGAACATCAAGGTACCCCTGTGCGACTAGGTTGAATGCGAATGGTGACGGTATCCTCGTGTCCACCTTCTCTATCCTCATCACACCCCCCTTTATCCATTTAAGGATCCTCTTAGCATTCTTTATATCCATGTAATCTTCTAGGACTTCCCTTCTCGCCTCTTTTAATATTGGGAAGTTTTCATCCAATTCCTTAACGAAATTTAATAATATCCTGCTTTTTACCTGTTGCCTCCCAACAGATTTTTCCCTCCCCTTATAGCGGCGCAGTATCATGAGTGAACGCGCAGCACAGTGCCTGAACCTACTAATTAAGGTTTCTGTCTTGTCAATAGCCTCTGTAAGGATCCTCCGCAAGTTTTCAGGGTCTAATCTTTGTAATGATTCTAATCCACCCATCTTACCATCAGAACTCAAATAAAATCCATTATCCGTTACTGATATCATAACATCCCTTTTGTATTTTCTTGCGATGATATATGCTATGGCACGAGATAATGCATCGTTAACCCGTCTGCCGAATAAACCATGGAATACTATGAACCTCCTCCCCCCAAATCCCTTATAGAATTCAACAAGTAAACGACGCTTACTAGGTATCCTCGCATAGAGGTATTGTTCCCTGAAATACTGGTAGATAGCATGGGCTGCATTATAATCAACGTGAAGATAATCCATTATAAACTCTATTATCTCATCCTTACTCTTCCCATACTGGAACTTAGCATCTATGATATCCCTGAAACGTTGTATATCAACTGCAAGGTCAAATGAGAGTGGTAATTGTTCCGAGAACCATGACGGTATTGTTGGGGGTCCTGAGGCAGGGGTTACATTAACCGTCATACCCCTTGAATAATTAAACCTGTAAATTTTACCCCCCAGTACGAAGGTGTCGCCTTTCCGTAGCTTCTCAAGGAATTCCTCATCTATTCTACCAACAACCTCCCCTTTACATTTCACCACAGCAGAACTCCTGTCGGGTATTGTGCCAATATTCGTGGAATAGAGCATCCTTGCAAGTTTTCCGCGGCGTCCGAACTCCCCACCTTCATGGTCTAACCAGATCTTAGCATAAACATAACGTTCCTCCAAGTCCGCATACTCCCCTGCAAGATACCTCAGAACCTTCATATAATCTTCCCTTGAAAGGTTCCGGTAGCAATAGCTTCTCCTCACAACCTCCAGGGCATATTCAATATCCCATCTGTGTTCTATGGCCATCCCATACAAGTGCTGAGCTAATACATCCAAACAATTTTCTGGTATGTCTATTTCATCAATTTTGCCTTCGAGACAATCCTTAAGTATCATAGCACATTCGATCAGATCATCCCTATCAGTTACTATGATACGACCCTTGGATTTTTCATGTAGACGATGCCCACTCCTTCCTATGCGCTGCAATGCCCTTGAAACAGACTTAGGCGAACTTAAGAGTATGACGAGGTCGATGTATCCAATGTCTATTCCAAGCTCCAGTGACGTTGATGATACAACCGCCTTTAGTTTGCCTTTCTTCAGTCTATCCTCGGCTTTTAGTCTTAGTTCCCTTGAGAGGGATGAGTGGTGGGCCATTATATTATCATCAGTGTATTTGTTGGGGAAACGACTCTTCAGGTTGTAGACTACGCTTTCCGTGCCACTGCGGGTGTTGGTGAATATTAAGGTTGTCTTATGTTCGCTTATAAGCTCGTCAAGTATATCATAGATGGCATTGTTAACTTCTTCAGGGTCTGCGGCTACTATATCATCCACCGGACATATGAGTTCTAGGTCCAATTTTTTCCTATAATCTACGTCGATTATTAGACAATCACGGGGCTTACCCTCCTGGTATCCCACGAGGAATTTCGCCACCCTCTCCAGTGGGTGTACGGTAGCTGATAATCCTATCCTTGTGAAGTCTCCTATAATGTGCTGTAAACGTTCCAAGGTTAATGAGAGGTGAACTCCCCTCTTGTTATCTGCCAGGGCGTGTATCTCATCAACTATAACATACTTTACATGGGAAAGTTTTCTTTTGAACTTTGGGGCTACGAGTATAATTGAGAGCGTCTCAGGGGTTGTGATGAGTATATGCGGGGGTTTCCTGAGCATCCTTGAACGTTCGCTCTGTGTCGTGTCACCCGTCCTAACAGCCTTTCTTATACCAAGTTTTTTCCCCGCTATCCTTTGGATCTCCTTAAGGGGCTCGTCAAGGTTCTTTTCTATATCATTATCAAGGGCCTTAAGGGGTGATACATAAATACAATAGATCTTATCTTCTAATTCCCCCTTTTCCGCTAGTCTGGTTAATTCGCTTATTATGGATAAGAATGCTGTGAGTGTTTTACCCGAACCTGTGGGTGAGGATATCAGCACGTTTTTCCCATTGTGTATTTCCTTTATAGCATACCTTTGGGCTTCCGTGAAATCCTCAAACCGGCTTTTGAACCATTTCCTAACCCACGGGTGGAGTATATCGTATATCTCCTCGGAGTCGTACTTTTTCTCTTGTTTTTTTATCATCCTCATCCCCCTTCCCTCATGATCCTCGCAACCTCCCCGAACGTCCCGAAATCGAACACTTTGAAATCCTCCACAGCATATACCCTGAACTTTGATAGTTCGCTTTCTTTCAGAAATGGTGAGATTATGGCCTCATGTAGTATGTCAGATCCCTCTGTCACGAAATTGAATGATGGCATAACAACCAATTTTTCACCACGAAATGGACCTATAAGGTAACATTTAACCTTCTCTATCCTCTCCCCACTCCTAAGGCCTATGCAAGGGTGTTCGTGGCCGATTATTATCGTCCGGGTTTCTATCCTCTCGGGGATGAAATGGCCGTGGGTTATGAGATGATCCTGGAATTTCAAAGACTCTAATATTTTAAAGTTTTTCAACTGTGATATGTAGGGTATGATAGGATCGTGGTTGCCCTTTATTAAGATGATATTATTGAAATTCTCTTCCAGGTGATCTAGTAGTCTTTTAAGTTCCCTGTTTTCCTGGTAGGTGACCCTTCCAAACTCGTGTTTCAGGTCACCATTTATTATAATGTTCTCAGCACCCGAGGATTCCCTGATCCTATCAATCCTATCCAATATCTTCTCGAATTGGAAACTGGGGAGCATGAAACCTTCCCTGTTAAGATACTGTTCATATCCTAGGTGTAGGTCTGCGATTATCATAGTATCCTCTATCAAGAGTGCCAAGTCGCAAATTTCAAGATCCTCAGTTATGAAGGTGCTGATCTTCTCCACCACCAATATCACTTTTATATGGGGGTGCGAATCTAAGAAAATAGTGAAAGGGTTGCGATTCTACAATCCTTAACCAGAAAAAATTACATCATCTAACCCTCTCTCCAAGTCCTCTGAGGGGGAAAGTCTTACTATAAGTACCTCTTATTATTCTAGTTCTTATATTTTATGGAATATTCTATCCGTCAAAATCTTAACGGACCCACCCACCCCTCAATAGGGGGGATCCTGTAGAGGGTTGGGGACCCCCACACTCCAAGGTTAGTCCTCATACAAGATCCAAGATAGGATGGGGGAAGATTTTATATTATCATAAACTCCTAATGGAATTAATCCAAAAATAATCTTAGGGAGGTTTGCCCCCATTGGTTAATGATAAACATAAGATGATTAATAATCTTCCATGCACCCCTAAATCAGTTGATGTTCTTATCAAACTTCTCGAAGACGAAAGCCACCCTATAAGGTTTGCCGCGGCCGAAAAATTAGCCGAATTCGGTGATATATCCATTGATAGGCTCCTTGAGATGTTAGATGAGAAAAAAGGGCCTGTGAAGAGGTATATTATATTTGCGCTTAAGAAGATTGGCGATCCCAAGGTTACGGACCATTTTATTAAAGCACTTGAAGATGAAGATTGGGGTGTTAGGAAGTTCGCCGCACGTGCCCTTGGAGAATTAGGCGATAAAAGAGCCGTGGAACCCCTTATTAAAGCACTTGAAGATGAAGATTGGGGTGTGAAACTTGCGGCTTTAAGGTCCCTCGGCGACCTGAAGGATGAACGGGCGATAGAACCCATAAAAAAGGCGAGGAGAAAGGGTGATAAGGAATTTAAAAAGGCTGCTAACCAAGCTTTAAAGAAGATCCAATCCTAATACTTGTAGATTTCCGGGCGCCTATTTTCCAAGAGTGGTAATCTCCTCCTAACCTCTTCCACCTGTGAAAGGTCTATCTCAACGTTTTTAATGGTTTCACCAGCACCAGCCTCATATATGACAGACCCCCACGGATCCACAACCATTGAATGGCCATAGGCCACATACTCAGCCCTTTTATCACGCGCCGGGGACACTGCAACCACAAAAACTTGGTTATCTATCGCCCTAGCCCTTATCAGCGTCTCCCAGTGGGCGGGGCCCGTTACCATGTTAAAAGCACCGGGGAATACGAGTATCCCAGCCCCCCGGAGCGTCATAATCCTTGAAAGTTCCGGGAATCTTATATCATAACATATGCCCACCCCTATCCTCGTATGGCCTATTCTAACTACTGTAGGTGTCCTTCCAGGTAACAGTGTGTCTGATTCCTTGAAGGTTATCCTCCCAGGGATGTTTATATCAAACAAGTGGATCTTCCGGTGTTTTCCTATAACCTCACCCCATGGGTCTATGATGAACGACGTGTTATATACGCCCCTTTTTGTTCTTTCAGGTACTGAACCCGCTATGATATAAACTTGGAGTTCCCTCGCAATCTCCCCCAGTCTAGTTATTGTAGGACCCTCCTGTGTCTCAGCATATTCCCGGAATCTACTATTATCATAGGGGCAGTTAAACATCTCAGGGAGTATCACGGTCTCGGATCCCATCTCGGCGAGTTCTCTGATCATCTTCTCCGCCCTTTCAATATTTTCCTCCTTTCTGTCCACAACCCTCATCTGGCATAATCCCAAATTCATTTAAACCCCTACCAGGCAAATCATCTCCCACACACCAGGCAATCTAAAAATGCCCTCCCATGGGGGGAGATTCCATCCCCACTTTTTTTAGAGTGTAAAAAATAATATATTAGTAATTATATAACAAATTAATCCAGGATAAATTGTCCCCCAGAGTCCTAGGAGTAGTGATTATGGACCCCTACAGTGAAATGGAGAGTATAAGGGAGTCTCTGCGACGCGAAGGTTATATAGCCGATGACGATATCCTAGTCACCATATTCCTAGCCCTTAATCTGAAGAAGCCCATCCTAGTGGAAGGACCCCCAGGCACTGGTAAGACAGAACTTGCAAAAAAGGTTGCCAGTGCATTTGATCTAGACTTTTTCAGGATCCAATGCTATGAAGGTATAACCTTCGAACAGATCGTTGGCGAGTGGAATTACCAGAAACAACTTTTAACACTTGAAAAGGCTAGGATAACCGGCGTTGATGAGGATGTTTTCCAGGAAGATTTCTTCATCAAAAGACCCCTACTTTCAGCTTTCATAAATGACAAGCCATCCCTCATACTCATAGATGAGATAGACAAGGCCGACGAGGAAGTTGAAAGTTTCCTCCTCCAAGCCCTCGGCGAGAAACAGATTACAGTTAACGACCTTGGAACATTCGAATTAGAAAATGACCTAATGGTAATCCTAACATCTAATTCCCAGAGAAACCTCCTCGATGAGACCAGAGACCGATGTCTATACCTCTACATCGACTATCCAAGCCCTGAAAAGGAAATAGAGATAGTGAAGGCCCAGGTCCCATCAGCACCCCAAAAACTTATAAAAGAGGTTGTAGAGGCTATCCACGAGATAAGAAAGTTGAACGTGATGAAAAAGCCATCCATAAGAGCTACCATAGACTGGGTTAAAACATTACTAGTCCTTGGGATGGAAAGCCTAAACAAGAAAACATTTGAAGAGACCATCGGAGTAGTATTCAAAAACAAACATGATAAAGAAAAGGCCATGGATTTGAATCTCCGCAAATGAGGATAAAACCAGATAAACCCCCCCACACAGGCCAGACCTTCCACTATTTTATCCAAACCCTAATTTTAGAAAAAACCGCCAATGGACTTTACCCCCCCAAAATGGAAAGCGTCTTAAAGGTGAATTCCCATGAAGATATTGGAGCTTTCCCAAGCTCTCAGAGAAAAAGGAATACCAGTAAGTATAAGGAGCACAAAACTGGCTTATTTCGTATATGACATCTTCAAAGGGGGGGCCCATCTCAAGGAGGCTCTTGCATCTGTTTATGTGAAAGATAAAAGGCAATTAGAGGCCTTTGAAGAAGCCTTCAATGAAGTCTTCCATGGAAAAGAAAAAGGTGAAGTAGAGGAGATAAAATTAAAAACCAGGACGGATTCTGGGATAAAAGTTGAAACCCCTGATGAAATGGTCCTGGTCGAAGAGAAGATAGACTTCCAGCCCCCAATCATGGACCTTCCCCATCTTGACAAGGATGAAAGATCACTCCTTGAAATGGACGTTAGCAAACTAGACTTCTTCGACACTAGGATATTCGAGTTATGCAAAAAACTCGGTCTTAAAATCGCCAATAGACGCTCCAGGAGATTTAAAGGTTCAAAGGTTGGCCGCCCCGATATAAGGAAGAGTATACGTAAAAACCTTAAATATGGTGGCGCGCTCATAGAACTCATCAATAAAAAGCCCTCCATTAAAAAGAGTCAACACATTTTCCTATGTGATGTTAGCGGCTCCTGTGACTGGATAAGTAACTGGTTTTTTTGCATAGTCTACGCTGCACAACACACATTCTATAACTCACGTTTCTTCGACTTTGACAATAAAATCGTTGAAACAACAAAGGCACTCCAAGAAGAAGATCTCCTAGCAGCTTTCCAGAACCTGAGGGTTTCCAGGCAACAGAATATGATGCTACATGGCACATCTAACATGTACACCGCCTTTAAGGAATTCAAGGAGAAGGTTGTGTTCCCACCACGCTCCTACATTATAATATTAACTGATTGTCGCGACTGGGCCGGGCCGCGTGAAGATGGCGTCCCATTAAGTGCCAGGGTCCTTGAGGAGCTCTGTCAACGTTGCCGTAAAGTTCTAATATTGAATCCCGAGGACAAGAACAAGTGGGATGTTGTTGACAGTTGCGTCTCATATTATATAGATGCAGGTGCCAGCGTAAAAGAGGTTAGGAATCTCAGACAACTTGCAGAGATTATCGAGAAGATATAAACTTGTCAAGGGTCATCCTATGGTCCTTTTTCAACTCCTGTGGGGGTTCTAGGCTCTTAAATTCTAGGCCTTCTGCTTCTAACAGTTCCCTGGCATCATGGGTTATTGATGGGGCGACTAAAACACCCCTTACACCATGTTTATCATCCTTGAAATCCTCCAAGTATCTTTTAAGTTGCCTCACAGCACTAATACCAGCCCTTCTACTCTTTAACTCCAACACCATTAATGAGCCGTTCTCATCCTTCCCCAGGATGTCTATGAAACCATTTGATGTCTGATACTCCCTTGTTATGGGCTTGAAGCCCTTTTCGATGATATCAGGAGATTCTAATATGAGCTGGCGCATGTCTTCTTCATGGCCCGCCACTTCCAATTCATGGATGTCCCTGGCAAGGTAATATGAGATGGTATGGGCCCGTTCTATTTCCACTGTGAGTTTCTCTGCTGGTTTCCTCCTTATACTCTCAACTAGGATCTTCCCATCATCTTCTATTTTCACCCTCACCTTCGATCCTGGGGGTTGCCAGTTAACTGGTTCAACTTTCCGATCCTGGTGTATCAGAAATGACCCATCAGGTTTTATTATTATAAGCCTCTCCCCAGGGCCTAGTCTGCTCCTGGCACGACCATAATAACATACCCTGCAACAGGAGAATATTAGGATCATGGCCCTTTTACGGAGGCCCTCTTCTATTATCTTGTAGGTTTGCTCGCCTGTAGGATTCTCTAGGCTTGTGAATCTCCTATTAGTCATTCAATCACTTTATATAATGCTTGGTACTTATATACTCTAAAGTTTCCCCACGTGGGGGATAGGATGTTAAAGGAGTTTGTTATAGAAGCCGAGATCGCCCCTGCATATTATGTGGACCTTTTAGAGTTTATACTCAGGTATTCTGATTTCAAGGATGCTAGGATAACATATGATAGGCTGGTTTTCACTCTGGAGCATCCCCATGGGGTTATAAATGGTGATTTGAGGGTTGGTGAGAAGATCAGGATAATCTTCACCTATCCTCCCGGCCTAGAGGATAAGGTGGAGGAATTATATGATGATATTTTTTTCCTAATACAATTATTTGGGGAGGAGTTAAGAGAGAGCACATTATATTTTGCATGGGTGGAAGGACAGGACATAATCCCTGAGAAACCCTCCTCATTAACTAGGAGAATATCTAAGATTCTCTTCGGCAGCAACCTGTTAGTTCTCTTCATCATCTTCCTCGTTATTAATATTATATTGTTCATCCTATTTGGGTTATATGCTGTTATTATAATCCTGCTTATGCAATTTTCCATCGTACTATTATCTGACAGGTTATATTCGATTATGGGTGAATGGCGGATAACACCCGAAAACCCATTTTGTCATATACTAATGTACCAGTTACCAGGTAGGGATTTCAAGTTTTTCAAGGAAGTTTGCGGAGACCTTCTGATTAATATAAAAAGGGAAATCTATGATAAGTCCCTTGTATTGGGTGAGCCGCCACTTGCGAGCTTGGCAGGGACGTTCTCAGAGGGTATGGTTTTGAGTGCACACCATTAAATGAAAAATCCAAGATAATAAACGTTTACGATCTTGTCAAAACCGCAGCTTCCAAGTTCAGCATCCCCACACCCAAGATAATAATCTCCAATACCATGCTCCCCAATGCCG encodes:
- a CDS encoding HEAT repeat domain-containing protein — protein: MVNDKHKMINNLPCTPKSVDVLIKLLEDESHPIRFAAAEKLAEFGDISIDRLLEMLDEKKGPVKRYIIFALKKIGDPKVTDHFIKALEDEDWGVRKFAARALGELGDKRAVEPLIKALEDEDWGVKLAALRSLGDLKDERAIEPIKKARRKGDKEFKKAANQALKKIQS
- a CDS encoding carbon-nitrogen hydrolase family protein; translation: MRVVDRKEENIERAEKMIRELAEMGSETVILPEMFNCPYDNSRFREYAETQEGPTITRLGEIARELQVYIIAGSVPERTKRGVYNTSFIIDPWGEVIGKHRKIHLFDINIPGRITFKESDTLLPGRTPTVVRIGHTRIGVGICYDIRFPELSRIMTLRGAGILVFPGAFNMVTGPAHWETLIRARAIDNQVFVVAVSPARDKRAEYVAYGHSMVVDPWGSVIYEAGAGETIKNVEIDLSQVEEVRRRLPLLENRRPEIYKY
- a CDS encoding AAA family ATPase, with amino-acid sequence MDPYSEMESIRESLRREGYIADDDILVTIFLALNLKKPILVEGPPGTGKTELAKKVASAFDLDFFRIQCYEGITFEQIVGEWNYQKQLLTLEKARITGVDEDVFQEDFFIKRPLLSAFINDKPSLILIDEIDKADEEVESFLLQALGEKQITVNDLGTFELENDLMVILTSNSQRNLLDETRDRCLYLYIDYPSPEKEIEIVKAQVPSAPQKLIKEVVEAIHEIRKLNVMKKPSIRATIDWVKTLLVLGMESLNKKTFEETIGVVFKNKHDKEKAMDLNLRK
- a CDS encoding vWA domain-containing protein, which encodes MKILELSQALREKGIPVSIRSTKLAYFVYDIFKGGAHLKEALASVYVKDKRQLEAFEEAFNEVFHGKEKGEVEEIKLKTRTDSGIKVETPDEMVLVEEKIDFQPPIMDLPHLDKDERSLLEMDVSKLDFFDTRIFELCKKLGLKIANRRSRRFKGSKVGRPDIRKSIRKNLKYGGALIELINKKPSIKKSQHIFLCDVSGSCDWISNWFFCIVYAAQHTFYNSRFFDFDNKIVETTKALQEEDLLAAFQNLRVSRQQNMMLHGTSNMYTAFKEFKEKVVFPPRSYIIILTDCRDWAGPREDGVPLSARVLEELCQRCRKVLILNPEDKNKWDVVDSCVSYYIDAGASVKEVRNLRQLAEIIEKI
- the nucS gene encoding endonuclease NucS; translation: MTNRRFTSLENPTGEQTYKIIEEGLRKRAMILIFSCCRVCYYGRARSRLGPGERLIIIKPDGSFLIHQDRKVEPVNWQPPGSKVRVKIEDDGKILVESIRRKPAEKLTVEIERAHTISYYLARDIHELEVAGHEEDMRQLILESPDIIEKGFKPITREYQTSNGFIDILGKDENGSLMVLELKSRRAGISAVRQLKRYLEDFKDDKHGVRGVLVAPSITHDARELLEAEGLEFKSLEPPQELKKDHRMTLDKFISSR